The nucleotide sequence TGTCATGGATCAATTTTTCGTCGACATGAGCTCCTAGACTGACATCTCCTTTCTCACCCCCTGTCACTTCGGGAGCGAACATGTCAGCCGCACAGTCCTTCTTGCCCTTCTCCTTCTGCCGGTCCTCTTCACGCCCGCTGCGCATGGCGGCGATCACGGCCGCACTCACGCTGACTGCCACGTCGGCTGTCGCTGCGCCGTTCTCGTCGACTGACTCAGGCCTCGAGAACCTCGATTATGGTGCCGGCCAGTTCTGGACGCGTGCGGGTGTCGCCAAGGTCTCGCCTAAGAGCGACAACGGTCGCATCGATGCCATCGGTGCCGACGTGGACGTCGATGATGACAGCGCCTTCGCCTTCACTCTGGGGTATCGCTTCACCGATACCCTGGGGATCGAGCTGCTGGCCGCGCAGAATTTCGAGCATGACATCTCGCTGAATGGCCAGAAGGCCGGCTCCGTCGATCATCTGCCACCGACCCTGACACTGCAGTACTACCCCCTCGGTGGACGCGACTCCCGCATCCAGCCGTATATCGGTGCAGGCGTCAATTACACCCACTTCTCCGATGAAACCCTCGATGACGGCACCAAGCTCGAGATGGATGACAGCTGGGGCGCGGCCGCACAGATCGGTGTCGACCTGGTCATCAATGAGCATTGGGCGGCCAACGTCGCTGCCTGGTATCTGGATATCGATTCCGATGTCACCGTGGCGGGCAGCGTCAACGACAAGGTCGAGATCGACCCGATCGTGACCATGGCCGGTATCAGCTATCGCTTCTGAGTCGCGCATCTGACTGGCCACAGACGACAACGCCCCGCCAGCCCATCACGGGCCGGCGGGGCGTTGTGCTTTCAGGGTGAATCAGCGCGAGGCGGCCTGCCCGCTGCTCGGTGCCGACGTCTCGGGCGCTGACGGCGACGTGTCGTCAGCCGGCGCCCTGGCTACCTTGCCCGGACGGGGGCGATCCAGCACCAGTCCCAGCACGACCAGCGCCGCTCCCATCACCATCAAGGCGGTCCACTGCTCATCGAACAGCCACCAGGCCATCAGCGCGGCACACGGTGGCACCAGGAAGAAGGTACGTGCGACCTGGTGGGCCTCGCCACGTTCGAGCATCAGCATCAGCAACCAGATGGCACCCACCGAGATGGCGATCACCAGCCAGGCGAGGGTCAGCAGCAGACGAGGCGTCGGGTCGAAGGCGAAGCTACCTACGCTGCTGGCTGCGATGAGGAAGACACAGCCCGCTCCCAGATACTGGAATACCAGCCCCTCCACCAGCCCCATCCGACCACCGACACGCTTCTGCCACAGCGTCGAGCTGGACACGCCGATGAGCGCCACCAGACACCACAGCAGGCCGATCATCGGCCACTCGAGCGTGGCGCTTGCGGCGCCTGCCCCCTGAAGCACGCCCGCCCCCAGCACCAGACTGACGCCAATCGCGCCACACCCCAGCCCCAGCCACTGCCTGGCGCCCAGACGGATACCGAACAGCGGCAGTGACAGCGCAGCCGTCACCAGAGGGTGCAGGCTGACCAGCAAGGCCGTCAGCCCCGCAGGCAGCCCGGCCTTGACCGCCGCGAACACGCCACCCAGATAGGCGCCGTGCAACAGCATGCCGATGCCCATCTGAGCCAGCTTGTCATAGCGCTGCCCCCACTGGCGCGGCTTGCGGCGTATCCACAGGATCAGCCCCAGCACCGGCAGTACCAGCAGGCTGCGCACCAGCAGCAGCGTGAAAGGCTCAGCATCCAGGGTGCCGAAACGTGCGGCGATGAACCCGGTGGCGAACAGGAAGACGAAGGTCAGCGGCATCCACATCAGATTGACTCCAGAGCACGAGAGACGGGACCTCACTGTCCCGAGGAGCGCTCACACCGAGCGCGTCATGCATCGCCGGCGTGATGTGACATGAGCTTGCCGCGAAGGCACCAGGGGATACAAGATACAGA is from Cobetia marina and encodes:
- a CDS encoding DMT family transporter — encoded protein: MWMPLTFVFLFATGFIAARFGTLDAEPFTLLLVRSLLVLPVLGLILWIRRKPRQWGQRYDKLAQMGIGMLLHGAYLGGVFAAVKAGLPAGLTALLVSLHPLVTAALSLPLFGIRLGARQWLGLGCGAIGVSLVLGAGVLQGAGAASATLEWPMIGLLWCLVALIGVSSSTLWQKRVGGRMGLVEGLVFQYLGAGCVFLIAASSVGSFAFDPTPRLLLTLAWLVIAISVGAIWLLMLMLERGEAHQVARTFFLVPPCAALMAWWLFDEQWTALMVMGAALVVLGLVLDRPRPGKVARAPADDTSPSAPETSAPSSGQAASR
- a CDS encoding OmpW/AlkL family protein yields the protein MSAAQSFLPFSFCRSSSRPLRMAAITAALTLTATSAVAAPFSSTDSGLENLDYGAGQFWTRAGVAKVSPKSDNGRIDAIGADVDVDDDSAFAFTLGYRFTDTLGIELLAAQNFEHDISLNGQKAGSVDHLPPTLTLQYYPLGGRDSRIQPYIGAGVNYTHFSDETLDDGTKLEMDDSWGAAAQIGVDLVINEHWAANVAAWYLDIDSDVTVAGSVNDKVEIDPIVTMAGISYRF